The proteins below are encoded in one region of Vicinamibacterales bacterium:
- a CDS encoding DUF5777 family beta-barrel protein: protein MTIRSRTVLAALLLLLAGRPAAAQTSEPAQAAQPTQPAQPAEPATSDPDRRVDPLQPDFSLAALPTTLRVPQGKGSFRVTHRFTRSLGRGDFGDLLSDFFGFDSGAQIGLEFRYGLLPGTQLGVHRTSDRTIQIFGQQSLLRQAPDGHPIGLDAIATLEGTNNLRGQRSSAIGLLVSRKVGRIAALYAEPIFVVNSSPFDEGDNDTLMLGLGGRVRVRPALYLVGEISPRLAGYDPGVSQASFGIEMRSGGHTFQINVSNGIGTTLAQVSRGAVDNNSWFIGFNIARKFF, encoded by the coding sequence ATGACGATACGTTCACGAACTGTTCTCGCGGCGCTGCTGCTGCTCCTCGCCGGCCGTCCCGCGGCGGCCCAGACATCCGAGCCCGCTCAGGCCGCCCAACCCACCCAGCCGGCGCAGCCGGCGGAGCCCGCGACGTCCGATCCGGACCGCCGCGTCGATCCGCTGCAGCCCGATTTCAGCCTGGCGGCGTTGCCGACCACGCTGCGGGTGCCGCAAGGCAAGGGCTCGTTCCGCGTGACGCACCGCTTCACGCGCTCGCTGGGGCGCGGCGACTTCGGCGACCTGCTGAGCGACTTCTTCGGCTTCGACTCCGGCGCGCAGATCGGCCTCGAGTTCCGGTACGGGCTGCTGCCGGGAACGCAACTCGGGGTGCACCGCACCAGCGATCGCACCATCCAGATCTTCGGGCAGCAGAGTTTGCTGCGGCAGGCGCCGGACGGGCATCCGATCGGCCTCGACGCCATCGCCACGCTGGAAGGCACCAACAACCTGCGCGGCCAGCGCTCGTCGGCGATCGGGCTGCTCGTGTCACGCAAGGTCGGACGGATCGCGGCGCTGTACGCCGAGCCGATTTTCGTCGTCAACAGCAGCCCGTTCGACGAAGGGGACAACGACACCCTGATGCTGGGCCTGGGCGGGCGCGTGAGGGTCCGCCCCGCGCTGTATCTCGTCGGCGAGATCTCGCCGCGGCTCGCCGGCTACGACCCCGGCGTCAGCCAGGCGAGCTTCGGGATCGAAATGCGCTCGGGCGGGCACACCTTCCAGATCAACGTCTCGAACGGCATCGGCACGACGCTCGCGCAGGTCTCGCGCGGCGCCGTCGACAACAACTCCTGGTTCATCGGCTTCAACATCGCAAGGAAGTTCTTCTGA
- a CDS encoding sigma-54 dependent transcriptional regulator — protein sequence MTRKTGSILLVDDEAKIRNALAQALREEGHEVVAVGNPREAQRLLARGTFDVLIVDNLMPELTGLDLIREVVTTTAANERPQILMMTAHATVESAIEAMKLGALDYLQKPFEIDELLVVVNRAIDHQRLRTQHGYLLSERDEEFNQYGIVGRSRRIQEVIRTAEMVAKSKSTVLITGETGTGKEMVARAIHFHSTQREMPLVKVNCAAIPENLLESELFGHTRGAFTGALTSKKGKFALADGGSIFLDEIGTMATALQAKLLRVLQEREFEPLGSERSHKVDVRVIAATNRDIRQMVADGRFQEDLYYRLNVIPIHIPPLRERREDIPLLVEHFIRKHAQRAGKRIEGIEPAVLQALEAADWPGNVRELENTVERAVVLSPGAVIGPDVVRLLGVQSAATPGLPSMLLRQNLDWAERESVRRALESANGIKKDAAELMGISQRALSYYLAKHRIE from the coding sequence ATGACCAGGAAAACCGGCTCGATTCTTCTCGTCGACGACGAAGCGAAGATCCGCAACGCGCTCGCGCAGGCCCTGCGCGAAGAGGGGCACGAGGTGGTCGCCGTCGGCAACCCTCGCGAGGCGCAGCGCCTGCTCGCGCGCGGGACCTTCGACGTGCTCATCGTCGACAACCTCATGCCCGAGCTCACGGGCCTCGATCTGATCCGCGAGGTGGTCACCACGACCGCCGCGAACGAACGGCCGCAGATCCTGATGATGACCGCCCACGCCACCGTCGAGAGCGCCATCGAGGCGATGAAGCTGGGCGCGCTCGACTATCTGCAGAAACCGTTCGAGATCGACGAGCTGCTCGTCGTGGTGAACCGCGCGATCGATCATCAGCGCCTGCGGACGCAGCACGGGTACCTGCTCAGCGAGCGCGACGAGGAATTCAACCAGTACGGCATCGTCGGGCGCAGCCGCCGGATTCAGGAAGTGATCCGCACGGCGGAGATGGTCGCGAAGTCGAAGAGCACCGTGCTGATTACCGGCGAAACCGGCACCGGCAAGGAGATGGTCGCTCGCGCCATCCACTTCCACAGCACCCAGCGCGAGATGCCGCTGGTGAAGGTGAACTGCGCGGCGATCCCGGAAAACCTGCTGGAATCGGAGCTGTTCGGGCATACCCGCGGCGCCTTCACCGGCGCGCTCACCAGCAAGAAGGGCAAGTTCGCCCTCGCGGACGGCGGATCGATCTTCCTGGACGAGATCGGGACGATGGCGACGGCGCTGCAGGCGAAGCTGCTGCGCGTGCTGCAGGAGCGCGAGTTCGAACCGCTCGGATCGGAGCGGAGCCACAAGGTCGACGTCCGCGTGATCGCGGCGACCAACCGGGACATCCGCCAGATGGTGGCGGACGGACGCTTCCAGGAGGATCTCTACTATCGCCTGAACGTGATCCCGATCCACATTCCGCCGCTGCGCGAGCGGCGCGAAGACATCCCGCTGCTGGTCGAGCATTTCATCCGCAAGCACGCGCAGCGCGCCGGCAAGCGGATCGAAGGGATCGAGCCCGCGGTGCTGCAGGCGCTCGAGGCCGCCGACTGGCCGGGAAACGTGCGGGAGCTCGAGAACACGGTGGAGCGGGCGGTGGTGCTCTCGCCCGGCGCGGTGATCGGGCCCGACGTGGTCCGCCTGCTCGGCGTGCAGTCGGCGGCGACTCCCGGACTGCCGTCGATGCTGCTGCGGCAGAACCTCGATTGGGCGGAACGCGAGAGCGTCCGCCGCGCGCTGGAGAGCGCCAACGGGATCAAGAAGGACGCCGCGGAGTTGATGGGCATCAGCCAGCGCGCCTTGAGCTATTACCTCGCGAAGCACCGCATCGAGTGA
- a CDS encoding enoyl-CoA hydratase-related protein, with protein MSIRVDISESIATVVIDRPEVKNALDLATVDEMRAALQTLAANRDAAVLIITGAGDAAFVSGADINDIRARGRDEGLAAINSSLFSEIERFPRPTIAAINGYALGGGCELALACDLRIAADTAKFGQPELGLGIIPGAGATQRLPRIIGMGRARHLILTGDIIDAKQALEIGLVTAIAPPGQLQIRARELAKKVLRQGPLAARLAKVALNASARVDMDSGLLIETLAQAICYASDDKLEGTAAFLEKRKPKFTGR; from the coding sequence ATGAGTATTAGGGTCGACATCTCGGAGTCGATCGCGACCGTCGTCATCGACCGTCCCGAGGTCAAGAACGCGCTCGACCTGGCGACCGTCGACGAGATGCGCGCGGCGCTGCAGACGCTCGCCGCCAACCGCGATGCCGCGGTGCTGATCATCACCGGCGCGGGCGACGCGGCGTTCGTCTCGGGGGCGGACATCAACGACATCCGCGCGCGCGGACGCGACGAAGGGCTCGCCGCGATCAACTCGTCGCTGTTCTCCGAGATCGAGCGCTTTCCGCGGCCGACGATCGCCGCGATCAACGGCTACGCGCTCGGCGGCGGCTGCGAGCTCGCGCTCGCGTGCGACCTGCGCATCGCCGCCGACACCGCGAAGTTCGGCCAGCCCGAGCTGGGACTCGGCATCATTCCCGGCGCCGGCGCCACGCAGCGCCTGCCGCGGATCATCGGCATGGGCCGTGCCCGCCATCTGATCCTGACCGGCGACATCATCGACGCGAAACAGGCGCTCGAGATCGGGCTCGTCACCGCCATCGCGCCGCCGGGGCAGCTGCAGATCCGGGCGCGCGAGCTGGCGAAGAAGGTGCTGCGCCAGGGGCCGCTCGCCGCGCGGCTGGCGAAGGTCGCGCTCAACGCGTCCGCGCGCGTCGACATGGACTCCGGGCTGCTGATCGAAACGCTGGCGCAGGCCATCTGCTACGCCTCCGACGACAAGCTCGAAGGGACCGCCGCGTTCCTCGAGAAGCGCAAGCCGAAGTTCACCGGCAGGTAG
- a CDS encoding lectin-like protein, with amino-acid sequence MRSVLASLAFAACSAAVLAQVPGRNVNMVSGTTSPGGDPYLQRQNEPSIAASTRNPLHLLAGANDYRTVDLPGLPNSNETGDAWMGVFKSFDGGNTWRSTLIPGYPQDAGSTSPLRAYSAAADPVVRAGTNGLFYYSGIVFDRSTPAKSAMFVSRFIDNNNQEAGDPIVFLGTSLIATNDGTAFIDKPWFAVDVPRTGAPTCTINTSQKSPTATDPNRIIHTTQSFPGGAAYAVFSLIVETAAETRSQLYFSRSLDCGATWSPPQQISSSADPINQGGTMAIDPRNGTIYLAWRRFTADGTDDSIMVVRSLDQGRKWDPPGRARRFPRGRKVGLTREIHGKRFTQPTELTDLASLDQRTETYQFRTNAYPSMTVDGSGRVYVVWSERGFAPLNTDADDGDARILIATSTTGTTWTEPSTVANDALAGHQVMPSLSFAGGKLMVGYYDFREDVSLVFRKFVDETSAIAIANKRHTVDVRAAMADPAAAPAFHPSVRVSEYLMGSRPGAGPRPVEQLQFNPPNLKLFKLGTVPFIGDYIDLAPSPSFVPAAGGGWAFNTAPASSPLFHLVWTDNRDVVPPANGDWTSYTPPGSTGGPSSFDPTQTLPVCMPGREGMRNQNIYTARITGGLVAGSPGNTKPLSPLLPRAFVVFAQNATDVSRSFRLTIENQPAGGRASFLETPLPPYDAQSPPPLTILDVIVPARSTVARNVYVTSTDPHAQVRVAVKETGASGQELPSGLGSTVILNPDISNPDISNPDISNPDISNPDISNAEVANPDISNPDISNPDISNPDISNPDISNPDISNPDISNVQVANPDISNPDISNPDISNPDISNPDISNPDISNPDISNQSLTDTSWTVTNNGNTTTSYSVQLLLNGAQPAPDQVAIQLVLHKVYTTPVAVNCTLALHAHNVLLANITRPRFLTSTQPGDPNVQDPSAANATLWLAPGETAKITLRVMDKNLSDGITFDAVQQVTPAVVAQALDVSLVNGTLVVAPAVEVAVPPAIDIAFGALPQNAAAGAALGQVGVTVTDPQGAVVPGVVVALSVHTVPGDAQVGPTLNAVSNASGQAVFNLSPLPAGRYRLEAVVQAIGYPLTTGFSDSFVIYPGVLQWAVDAGGNGNYYEYVRDGGLTWEAARTAAAARSHAGFSGRLVTVTSAAENAFVNALRGEGDLRAWIGMHDPDGSGDAGFAWISGEPLTYTNWAAGEPDNPGTEFFVEMSADGTWKNSVALDGALPTLGYLVEYAVTGSTFTVTSTADAGAGTLRQALLDANANGASKDAIVFDIPDAGPHIISLSTPLPFITQPVGIDGTTQPGYSGVPLVFIDGADAGPAPGLRVEAASTEIRRIGIIGFTAGPGIQLWTGGNAVVRGNYIGLTGTGLATGNQIGIDVHGAGHQIGGNGAEDRNVISGNNLGIFLQSDSGGATIIGNYIGTSPNGTSAVPNITGILADDTSGHAIGGGAPADGNLISGNGDVEIQGNGIMLTNASGNSIRGNLIGVAADGTTALPNTGNGIRATGASDNNTLETNTIAFNLRNGVELNGVGNAVKLNSIFGNGLLGIDQGGGGVTANDAGEADGIQNYPVLTSAQALPGSFRVTGTFSSSASTLFEIRFFDNATCDPSGFGEGQRQVGVTDFPTNADGNGVFDITFPFAVPAGRALVATARNWASSNTSEFSQCVIVQSPEPPAPGGAVR; translated from the coding sequence ATGCGCAGCGTGCTTGCGTCGCTTGCATTCGCGGCGTGCTCCGCCGCGGTCCTCGCCCAGGTTCCCGGACGCAACGTCAACATGGTGTCGGGGACGACCTCTCCAGGCGGCGACCCGTACCTGCAGCGTCAGAACGAGCCGTCGATCGCCGCCTCGACGCGAAACCCGCTGCACCTGCTCGCCGGGGCCAACGACTACCGCACCGTCGATCTGCCCGGCCTGCCGAACAGCAACGAAACCGGCGACGCGTGGATGGGGGTGTTCAAGTCGTTCGACGGCGGCAACACGTGGCGCAGCACGCTGATCCCCGGCTACCCGCAGGATGCGGGCAGCACCTCGCCGCTCCGCGCCTACTCCGCGGCGGCGGATCCCGTCGTCCGCGCCGGCACGAACGGCCTGTTCTATTACTCAGGGATCGTGTTCGACCGCTCGACGCCGGCGAAGAGCGCGATGTTCGTGTCGCGCTTCATCGACAACAACAACCAGGAAGCGGGCGACCCGATCGTGTTCCTCGGCACGTCATTGATCGCAACCAATGACGGCACCGCGTTCATCGACAAGCCGTGGTTCGCCGTCGACGTCCCCCGCACCGGCGCGCCGACCTGCACCATCAACACGTCGCAGAAGAGCCCGACCGCCACCGATCCGAACCGGATCATCCACACCACGCAGTCGTTTCCCGGGGGCGCCGCCTACGCCGTCTTCAGCCTGATTGTCGAGACCGCCGCCGAGACCCGCTCGCAGCTGTATTTCTCGCGCTCGCTCGACTGCGGCGCGACGTGGAGCCCGCCGCAGCAGATCAGCTCGAGCGCCGATCCGATCAACCAGGGCGGGACGATGGCGATCGATCCGCGCAACGGAACCATCTATCTGGCGTGGCGGCGCTTCACCGCCGACGGCACCGACGACTCGATCATGGTGGTGCGGTCGCTGGACCAGGGCCGCAAGTGGGACCCGCCCGGACGCGCCCGCCGCTTCCCGCGCGGGAGGAAGGTCGGGCTGACCAGGGAGATCCACGGCAAGAGGTTCACCCAGCCGACGGAGCTCACCGATCTGGCGTCGCTCGATCAACGGACCGAGACCTACCAGTTCCGCACCAACGCCTATCCCTCGATGACGGTCGACGGCAGCGGCCGCGTCTACGTCGTCTGGTCGGAACGCGGCTTCGCGCCGCTCAATACCGATGCCGATGACGGCGACGCGCGGATCCTGATCGCGACCTCCACCACCGGAACGACGTGGACGGAGCCGTCCACCGTGGCGAACGACGCGCTGGCGGGACACCAGGTGATGCCCTCGCTGAGCTTTGCCGGCGGCAAGCTGATGGTCGGGTACTACGATTTCCGCGAGGACGTGTCGCTCGTGTTCCGCAAGTTCGTCGACGAGACGTCGGCGATCGCGATCGCCAACAAGCGGCACACGGTGGACGTCCGCGCCGCGATGGCGGATCCTGCGGCGGCGCCGGCGTTCCATCCCTCGGTCCGCGTGTCGGAATACCTGATGGGCAGCCGCCCCGGCGCCGGGCCGCGGCCGGTCGAGCAGCTGCAGTTCAACCCGCCGAACCTGAAGCTGTTCAAGCTCGGGACGGTGCCGTTCATCGGCGATTACATCGACCTCGCGCCGTCGCCGTCGTTCGTGCCCGCCGCAGGAGGCGGGTGGGCGTTCAACACCGCGCCCGCGAGCTCGCCGCTGTTTCACCTGGTGTGGACCGACAACCGCGACGTGGTGCCTCCGGCGAACGGCGACTGGACGTCGTATACGCCGCCGGGGTCGACCGGCGGCCCCAGCTCGTTCGATCCGACGCAGACGCTGCCCGTGTGCATGCCGGGACGGGAGGGCATGCGCAACCAGAACATCTACACGGCGCGGATCACCGGCGGCCTCGTCGCCGGATCGCCGGGCAACACCAAACCGCTCAGTCCGCTGCTGCCCCGCGCGTTCGTGGTGTTCGCGCAGAACGCGACCGACGTCTCCCGCAGCTTCCGCCTGACGATCGAGAACCAGCCGGCCGGTGGCCGCGCGTCGTTCCTCGAGACACCGCTGCCGCCCTACGACGCGCAATCGCCGCCGCCGCTGACGATCCTCGACGTCATCGTGCCGGCCCGCTCGACGGTGGCGCGCAACGTCTACGTCACGTCCACGGATCCGCACGCGCAGGTCCGCGTAGCGGTGAAGGAGACGGGCGCCAGCGGCCAGGAGCTGCCCTCCGGCCTCGGCAGCACCGTCATCCTCAATCCCGACATCAGCAACCCTGACATCAGCAACCCGGACATCAGCAATCCGGACATCAGCAATCCCGACATCTCGAACGCCGAAGTAGCGAACCCCGACATCTCGAACCCGGACATCTCCAATCCGGACATCAGCAACCCTGATATCAGCAACCCGGACATCAGCAATCCGGACATCAGCAACCCCGACATCTCGAACGTGCAGGTCGCGAATCCGGACATCAGCAACCCGGATATCAGCAATCCGGACATCAGCAACCCGGACATCAGCAACCCCGACATCAGCAACCCCGACATCAGCAATCCGGATATCTCGAATCAGTCGCTGACCGACACGTCGTGGACCGTCACCAACAACGGCAATACGACGACGTCCTACTCGGTGCAGCTGCTGTTGAACGGCGCGCAGCCGGCGCCGGACCAGGTCGCGATCCAGCTGGTCCTGCACAAGGTGTACACCACGCCGGTGGCTGTGAACTGCACGCTCGCCCTGCACGCGCACAACGTGCTGCTGGCCAACATCACGCGTCCGCGGTTCCTGACCTCGACACAGCCTGGCGATCCCAACGTGCAGGATCCCAGTGCGGCCAACGCGACGCTGTGGCTCGCGCCGGGTGAGACGGCGAAGATCACGCTGCGGGTGATGGACAAGAACCTGTCGGACGGCATCACGTTCGACGCCGTGCAGCAGGTGACGCCGGCCGTGGTCGCGCAGGCGCTCGACGTCAGCCTGGTCAACGGCACGCTCGTCGTCGCCCCCGCCGTCGAAGTCGCCGTGCCTCCGGCGATCGACATCGCGTTCGGCGCGCTGCCGCAGAACGCCGCCGCGGGAGCCGCCCTCGGCCAGGTCGGCGTCACGGTGACGGACCCGCAGGGAGCCGTCGTCCCCGGCGTGGTCGTCGCGCTCTCGGTGCACACCGTCCCCGGCGACGCGCAGGTCGGACCGACGCTGAACGCCGTCAGCAACGCGAGCGGCCAGGCGGTGTTCAACCTCAGCCCGCTGCCCGCCGGCCGCTACCGCCTCGAGGCGGTGGTGCAGGCGATCGGCTATCCGCTGACGACCGGGTTCAGCGACTCGTTCGTGATCTACCCGGGTGTCCTGCAGTGGGCCGTCGACGCCGGCGGCAACGGCAACTACTACGAGTACGTGCGCGACGGCGGGCTGACCTGGGAGGCGGCGCGGACCGCGGCGGCGGCGCGCTCGCACGCGGGGTTCAGCGGGCGGCTGGTCACCGTGACGAGCGCCGCCGAGAACGCCTTCGTGAACGCCCTGCGCGGCGAGGGAGATCTGCGCGCCTGGATCGGCATGCACGATCCGGACGGCAGCGGCGACGCCGGCTTCGCGTGGATCAGCGGCGAGCCGCTCACCTACACGAACTGGGCCGCGGGCGAACCGGACAATCCCGGCACCGAGTTCTTCGTCGAGATGTCCGCCGACGGCACCTGGAAGAACAGCGTCGCGCTCGACGGCGCCCTGCCGACGCTCGGCTACCTCGTCGAATATGCGGTCACCGGTTCGACCTTTACCGTGACCAGCACCGCTGACGCGGGCGCGGGCACCCTGCGCCAGGCGCTTCTCGACGCGAACGCGAACGGCGCCTCGAAGGACGCGATCGTGTTCGACATTCCGGACGCGGGTCCGCACATCATCTCGCTCAGCACCCCGCTGCCCTTCATCACGCAGCCGGTCGGCATCGACGGGACGACGCAGCCGGGCTACTCGGGCGTCCCGCTCGTCTTCATCGACGGCGCGGATGCGGGACCGGCGCCGGGCCTGCGGGTCGAGGCGGCGAGCACGGAGATTCGACGGATCGGCATCATCGGGTTCACTGCCGGCCCCGGCATCCAGCTCTGGACCGGCGGCAATGCCGTCGTCCGCGGCAACTACATCGGACTGACCGGCACGGGTCTCGCGACCGGCAACCAGATCGGCATCGACGTGCACGGCGCGGGGCACCAGATCGGCGGCAACGGCGCCGAGGATCGGAACGTGATCTCGGGCAACAACCTCGGCATCTTCCTGCAGTCCGATTCGGGCGGCGCGACGATCATCGGCAACTACATCGGCACCAGTCCGAACGGGACGTCGGCGGTGCCGAACATCACCGGCATTCTGGCCGACGACACCAGCGGCCACGCGATCGGCGGCGGGGCGCCGGCTGACGGCAACCTGATTTCGGGCAACGGAGACGTCGAAATCCAGGGCAACGGCATCATGCTGACCAACGCCAGCGGAAACAGCATCCGCGGCAACCTGATCGGCGTCGCCGCCGACGGCACGACGGCGCTGCCGAACACCGGCAACGGCATCCGCGCCACCGGGGCGTCGGACAACAACACCCTGGAAACCAACACGATCGCCTTCAACCTGCGGAACGGGGTCGAGCTGAACGGCGTGGGCAACGCGGTGAAGCTCAATTCGATCTTCGGCAACGGCCTGCTCGGGATCGATCAGGGGGGCGGCGGCGTGACCGCGAACGACGCGGGCGAGGCCGACGGCATCCAGAACTACCCGGTGCTCACGTCGGCGCAGGCGCTGCCTGGCAGCTTCCGGGTCACCGGCACGTTCAGCAGCAGCGCGTCGACACTGTTCGAGATCCGCTTCTTCGACAACGCGACGTGCGATCCGTCCGGGTTCGGCGAAGGGCAGCGGCAGGTGGGCGTGACCGACTTCCCCACCAACGCGGACGGCAACGGCGTGTTCGACATCACGTTCCCGTTCGCCGTGCCGGCGGGGCGGGCGCTCGTGGCGACGGCGCGCAACTGGGCCTCCAGCAACACGTCGGAGTTCTCCCAGTGCGTGATCGTACAGTCACCGGAGCCGCCGGCCCCGGGCGGCGCCGTGCGCTAG
- a CDS encoding protein kinase, with translation MAGEAETTAGDGTSGIRVSSPQVGPLAVGQPFGSRYHIIRVLGAGGMGVVYQAWDSELNVAVAVKVIRPEALGDPAGAAEIERRFKRELVLARNVTHRNVVRIHDLGERDGIKYLTMPFVEGEDLAAALRRRGTLPVPEALHIARQVAAGLAAAHEAGVIHRDLKPENIMLAADGTALIMDFGISRSISGTATATALGAVVGTLEYMAPEQAQGQPVDPRADIYAFGLMLYDMLTGRQRLTRGNPMSEIMSRMQHGPPALRQLDPAIPEAVEQIVARSVEPSPDKRYQRTSDLLAALDGLTADGHPALTARAPSRSLLAPLALGLALVALALAGWSMLGSRRPAAPAAPPKPLSILVANFDNRAGEEQFEGLLEQAMAVGIEGTSFITAFPRRDALRVAREIAPDRTLTEDVARLVSTREGIDRIVAGAISSPDGRRYRLELKVLDPADARPLMEWNTDVASKAEVLAAVGRGAAQVRSALGDRTASAADAETFTAKSIEAAQAYARAQERNWAGDTEAAIAEYEKAIALDPELGRAYSGLAALHFNAGRREQAIDYYKEAMKHTDRMTERERLRTRGGYYLMIRNSAKANEELQTLVDKYPADTAALANLAVNRVYERRMAEAVELGKRAAGIYPKNVIRRNNVALFMMYAGDFDGAEREARAALALKPDYVKALVALAMAQFGRGQIGEAEGTWKQLDGIAAGRTFAVAGLADLALYRGRIADAIAVLTRDGASPADPRRLVTLAEAQFAQGNESAAAASALAAAQSEGGKNDPVVTFLAGQILAQARRPQASAIATTLRTHIDSDPRMYGFLLDGEIALRNGDARAALDHLNQAQKLGDSWLGRYALGRAYLAAERFTEAESEFDLCLGKRLGEVTAAFLDEIPTYRLLPPVHYYMGLVREGMKNDRGAAESFRRFLEVKKDGDEQRLVADARRRLR, from the coding sequence ATGGCAGGCGAGGCTGAAACGACGGCAGGAGACGGCACATCCGGCATCCGCGTCTCCAGTCCCCAGGTCGGCCCGCTCGCCGTCGGCCAGCCCTTCGGTTCGCGCTACCACATCATCCGCGTGCTCGGTGCGGGCGGCATGGGGGTCGTCTATCAGGCCTGGGACAGCGAGCTGAACGTCGCCGTCGCCGTCAAAGTGATCCGGCCGGAGGCGCTCGGCGATCCGGCCGGCGCGGCGGAAATCGAACGGCGCTTCAAGCGCGAGCTCGTTCTCGCCCGCAACGTCACGCACCGCAACGTCGTCCGCATCCACGATCTCGGCGAGCGCGACGGCATCAAGTATCTGACGATGCCGTTCGTCGAGGGGGAGGATCTGGCGGCGGCGCTGCGCCGGCGCGGCACGCTGCCGGTTCCCGAGGCGCTGCACATCGCGCGGCAGGTCGCCGCAGGGCTCGCCGCCGCGCACGAGGCCGGCGTCATCCACCGCGATCTCAAGCCCGAGAACATCATGCTGGCGGCCGACGGCACCGCGCTGATCATGGACTTCGGGATCTCGCGATCGATCAGCGGGACCGCCACCGCCACGGCGCTCGGCGCGGTGGTCGGCACGCTGGAGTACATGGCGCCGGAGCAGGCGCAGGGACAGCCGGTCGATCCGCGCGCCGACATCTACGCCTTCGGCCTGATGCTCTACGACATGCTGACCGGACGGCAGCGGTTGACGCGCGGCAATCCCATGTCCGAGATCATGTCGCGCATGCAGCACGGACCGCCCGCGCTGCGGCAGCTCGATCCGGCGATCCCCGAGGCGGTCGAGCAGATCGTTGCGCGCTCGGTCGAGCCGTCGCCGGACAAGCGCTACCAGCGCACGTCGGATCTCCTGGCTGCGCTCGACGGTTTGACGGCGGACGGGCATCCGGCGCTGACGGCACGAGCGCCGTCGCGTTCGCTGCTCGCGCCGCTGGCGCTCGGGCTGGCGCTGGTCGCGCTGGCGCTCGCCGGCTGGTCGATGCTGGGCTCGCGGCGGCCGGCCGCGCCGGCGGCGCCGCCCAAGCCGCTGTCGATCCTCGTCGCGAACTTCGACAACCGCGCCGGGGAGGAGCAGTTCGAGGGACTGCTCGAACAGGCGATGGCCGTCGGGATCGAAGGCACGTCGTTCATCACCGCGTTTCCGCGGCGCGACGCGCTGCGGGTGGCGCGCGAGATCGCCCCTGACAGGACGCTCACCGAAGACGTGGCGCGGCTGGTCTCGACGCGCGAGGGGATCGACCGCATCGTCGCCGGCGCGATCTCCTCGCCCGACGGCCGGCGCTACCGGCTCGAGCTGAAGGTGCTGGACCCGGCGGACGCCCGGCCGTTGATGGAGTGGAACACCGACGTGGCATCCAAGGCGGAGGTGCTCGCGGCGGTGGGCCGCGGCGCGGCGCAGGTCCGCTCGGCGCTCGGCGATCGGACCGCCAGCGCCGCCGATGCGGAAACCTTCACCGCGAAGAGCATCGAAGCGGCCCAGGCCTACGCCAGGGCGCAGGAGCGGAACTGGGCCGGCGACACCGAGGCCGCGATCGCCGAGTACGAGAAAGCGATCGCGCTCGATCCCGAGCTGGGGCGGGCCTACTCGGGCCTGGCGGCGCTTCATTTCAACGCCGGCCGCCGCGAGCAGGCCATCGACTACTACAAGGAGGCGATGAAGCACACCGATCGGATGACCGAACGCGAGCGGCTGCGCACCCGCGGCGGGTACTACCTGATGATCCGCAATTCGGCGAAAGCGAACGAGGAACTGCAGACGCTGGTCGACAAGTATCCGGCAGACACGGCGGCGCTGGCGAACCTGGCGGTGAACCGCGTCTACGAGCGCCGCATGGCCGAGGCGGTGGAGCTCGGGAAGCGCGCCGCGGGCATCTATCCGAAGAACGTCATCCGCCGCAACAACGTCGCGCTGTTCATGATGTACGCGGGAGATTTCGACGGCGCGGAGCGGGAAGCGCGCGCGGCGCTGGCGCTCAAGCCGGACTACGTGAAGGCCCTCGTGGCGCTGGCGATGGCGCAGTTCGGACGCGGCCAGATCGGCGAGGCCGAGGGGACGTGGAAACAGCTGGACGGCATTGCCGCCGGACGGACGTTCGCGGTCGCCGGACTCGCCGACCTCGCGTTGTATCGCGGGCGGATCGCGGACGCGATCGCCGTCCTGACACGCGACGGAGCCTCGCCGGCGGATCCGCGGCGGCTGGTCACGCTCGCCGAGGCGCAGTTCGCCCAGGGGAACGAGTCCGCGGCTGCGGCCAGCGCGCTCGCCGCGGCACAAAGCGAGGGGGGGAAGAACGATCCGGTCGTGACCTTCCTCGCCGGGCAGATCCTCGCGCAGGCACGACGGCCGCAGGCCTCGGCGATCGCCACCACCCTGCGGACGCACATCGACAGCGATCCGCGCATGTACGGGTTCCTGCTCGACGGCGAGATCGCGCTGCGGAACGGCGACGCGCGCGCCGCCCTGGATCACCTGAATCAGGCGCAGAAACTCGGCGACTCGTGGCTCGGCCGCTACGCGCTGGGACGCGCGTACCTGGCGGCAGAACGATTCACCGAAGCAGAGTCCGAGTTCGATCTGTGCCTGGGCAAGAGGCTCGGCGAAGTGACCGCCGCGTTCCTCGACGAGATCCCCACGTACCGGCTCCTGCCGCCGGTCCACTACTACATGGGCCTGGTGCGCGAAGGCATGAAGAACGATCGCGGCGCCGCCGAGTCGTTCCGCCGGTTCCTCGAGGTCAAGAAGGATGGCGACGAGCAGCGGCTGGTGGCCGACGCCCGCCGCCGGTTGCGCTGA